One Argentina anserina chromosome 6, drPotAnse1.1, whole genome shotgun sequence genomic window, AATAAAGCAGATTATCTTTCGAAAGTTCACTAACTTTCTAGAGATGCAAATTGATCATTACGAAGTTCATTGATCGGAGTTAGTACACTACAAATTTTAAGACAAACCTTTCACAAATGAGAAGAATGGAATTTGTACGTGTACATACAGTTTAACCGATTAACATAAGTTACATTAGATAACGATTAACGATTTCAGCGGACCTTTCTACGGCCCATAATCCCAAGAACCTTCTCCCAAAGCCCATCACTTCCCACATGAGTAAAGTCAATTACACTTGGGCTACAAGCTGCCACAGTCCAATACCCAGCACTTATCTCATGCTTCAATTGCTCCTTTTCCCACCCACAATATCCATCAAAGAACCTAAAGTCCCCAAGCCCTACCATATTCCTCTCCACCATTTCAGCTGCACAACCCACACTTTCCTTTGTGCCATAATACAATCCCTTCATCACCTCATCAAAAACACCACTTTTCCCAACTCTATCACCACCCTTCTTGGGCCTAACCAAGAACAACCCTTCCTCCAAAGGCCCACCAAAGAACAGCGGCCTATCAGAGAATGTCCCGGCAACATCTAACGCCGTCGATCTTGTCTCCTTGATCGACATTAGTGAGGGTCGGTTCAGTATAATGCCGGACGGGCCCAAAGGCCCAGTGGACATAACCAAGATAACTGTCCGTTCGAAAATATGGACCCCGTCGAGCTTTTCGGTGGC contains:
- the LOC126797389 gene encoding LOW QUALITY PROTEIN: uncharacterized protein LOC126797389 (The sequence of the model RefSeq protein was modified relative to this genomic sequence to represent the inferred CDS: substituted 1 base at 1 genomic stop codon), with the protein product MEACFLASNSFTKTLESATFPKRNSTQFQSKKVGISSSMACFRMESSSPSGDDHKPSNDTDXRSFRAKLVAAEKVALPKLPTSSVADLDTVVDQPQSITVGDRWADTINEPERGCLLLATEKLDGVHIFERTVILVMSTGPLGPSGIILNRPSLMSIKETRSTALDVAGTFSDRPLFFGGPLEEGLFLVRPKKGGDRVGKSGVFDEVMKGLYYGTKESVGCAAEMVERNMVGLGDFRFFDGYCGWEKEQLKHEISAGYWTVAACSPSVIDFTHVGSDGLWEKVLGIMGRRKVR